The following are from one region of the Planctomonas sp. JC2975 genome:
- a CDS encoding alpha/beta hydrolase, with product MTMSAAIDDAPAQHGMIPIATPAQPGAIELGTGRPSDARAPEAWHSEYGSMFARNVSVPTLTPFLPEPATATGTAVIVAPGGGFMSLSMENEGWDVARALADRGVAAFVLKYRLKPTAEGLDDFAVELRTMLAGPRPSERHDPATAVRALDSQIADARAAFALVRSRSSEWRVDPERIGMVGFSAGAMLTVATTLAGEDAKPAFIGDIYGPLTAFEVPHDAPPLFIALAADDGLMASGGFPLVESWHAAGRPVELHFYEKGGHGFGMYPKETTSTDWFGSFVSWMRMHGLLECPDGR from the coding sequence ATGACGATGTCTGCGGCCATCGACGACGCGCCCGCGCAGCACGGGATGATTCCGATCGCAACCCCCGCACAGCCCGGCGCGATCGAACTCGGAACTGGAAGGCCCTCGGATGCCCGCGCACCGGAGGCATGGCACAGCGAGTACGGCAGCATGTTCGCGCGCAACGTCAGCGTCCCCACGCTGACGCCATTCCTCCCGGAGCCGGCCACGGCCACGGGAACCGCCGTGATCGTCGCTCCGGGCGGCGGATTCATGTCGCTGTCCATGGAGAACGAAGGCTGGGACGTCGCACGCGCGCTCGCTGACCGCGGTGTCGCTGCCTTCGTGCTGAAGTACCGGCTCAAGCCGACCGCAGAAGGCCTTGACGACTTCGCCGTTGAGTTGAGGACGATGCTGGCGGGACCGCGTCCCTCTGAGCGGCATGACCCGGCCACCGCGGTCCGGGCCCTGGACTCACAGATCGCCGACGCCCGCGCGGCATTCGCGCTCGTGCGCAGCCGTTCCTCCGAGTGGAGAGTCGATCCCGAGCGCATCGGCATGGTCGGCTTCTCCGCCGGCGCCATGCTCACCGTCGCGACGACCCTTGCAGGTGAGGATGCGAAACCGGCCTTCATCGGCGACATCTACGGCCCGCTCACGGCGTTCGAGGTACCGCACGACGCCCCGCCGCTGTTCATCGCGCTCGCCGCGGACGACGGCCTGATGGCCTCGGGCGGGTTCCCGCTGGTCGAGAGCTGGCACGCCGCCGGACGTCCCGTGGAGCTCCACTTCTACGAGAAGGGCGGGCACGGATTCGGCATGTATCCGAAGGAGACCACCAGCACTGACTGGTTCGGCTCCTTCGTCAGCTGGATGAGGATGCACGGCCTGCTCGAATGCCCGGATGGTCGGTGA
- a CDS encoding LacI family DNA-binding transcriptional regulator has translation MVKMADVAREAGVSVMTVSNVINERLPVGEPTRARVMAAVEALGYEVNLTARNLRAGRTDTVAFVVPSFHDYFGELADQVAPLIEAEGRHLVLERTSANAEQEMEALSVPRLQIYDGVLLSVAELDLELLDRVRTTKPIVLLGERDVPDHLNHVRLANESGAQLATAHMIEHGARRILALGCTFDAAHIMTTDRRVGWERAHHEAGLAVDPALVAPVGDFTSLSAYDAMLEVIARGTAFDGVFAVTDIVALGALSALVESGLRVPVDVQLAGFDNLDMSRFVPPGITSVDANHEGVAEAAVDLLHRQMAGWTGPAEHVVAPVRLVVRGSTRGDA, from the coding sequence ATGGTGAAGATGGCCGACGTGGCCCGCGAGGCCGGTGTCTCGGTCATGACCGTGTCGAACGTCATCAACGAGCGCCTTCCCGTCGGTGAGCCGACACGCGCCCGCGTCATGGCGGCCGTCGAAGCCCTCGGGTACGAGGTCAACCTGACTGCGAGGAATCTGCGCGCCGGGCGGACCGATACGGTCGCGTTCGTCGTGCCGAGTTTCCACGACTACTTCGGCGAGCTCGCCGACCAGGTCGCCCCGCTCATTGAGGCGGAAGGGCGTCACCTCGTTCTCGAGCGGACGAGTGCCAACGCAGAACAGGAGATGGAGGCGCTGAGCGTCCCGCGGCTCCAGATCTACGACGGCGTCCTGCTGTCCGTCGCTGAACTCGACCTGGAGCTGCTCGACCGGGTTCGCACCACGAAGCCGATCGTCCTGCTGGGCGAGCGTGACGTTCCCGACCACCTCAACCACGTACGCCTCGCGAACGAATCAGGCGCTCAACTCGCCACGGCGCACATGATCGAGCACGGAGCGCGCCGCATTCTCGCGCTCGGTTGCACGTTCGACGCCGCACACATCATGACCACGGACCGACGCGTCGGGTGGGAGCGCGCGCACCACGAGGCCGGTCTCGCCGTCGATCCGGCGCTCGTCGCGCCGGTCGGCGACTTCACCTCGCTCAGTGCCTATGATGCGATGCTCGAGGTCATCGCCAGGGGGACGGCCTTCGACGGCGTCTTCGCGGTGACCGACATCGTCGCCCTGGGTGCGCTGTCCGCCCTCGTGGAGAGTGGCCTGCGGGTGCCCGTCGATGTTCAACTCGCGGGGTTCGACAACCTCGACATGTCGCGCTTCGTCCCTCCCGGCATCACGTCGGTCGATGCCAACCACGAGGGCGTCGCAGAGGCGGCGGTCGACCTGCTTCACCGCCAGATGGCGGGTTGGACGGGTCCCGCCGAGCACGTCGTCGCGCCCGTTCGCCTCGTAGTGCGTGGATCCACCCGTGGTGACGCCTAG
- a CDS encoding alpha-L-arabinofuranosidase C-terminal domain-containing protein, with protein sequence MTITTAVIDLDLPGATISRHIYGHFAEHLGRCIYGGFWVGEDSPLPNVRGIRSDVVDALKAIRIPNLRWPGGCFADDYNWRDGIGPRELRPRMVNSHWGDVVEDNSFGTHEFMDLCELLGAEPYVAGNVGSGSVAEMSDWVEYLTRSDDSPMAALRRANGRDEPWRVPFWGLGNEAWGCGGNLRAEQFASLARQYATYSRNHGANSLYRIAAGANAGDLHWTETLMRSFDDLTSDPAGHAGPFQAVSLHYYTMAGSWSDKGDATGFSTDQWNVTMARARQMEELLTRHSTVMDRYDPHRKVGLVVDEWGTWWNVEKGTNPGFLYQQNTLRDALVASVHFDAFHRHAERVVMANIAQTVNVLQAMILTDPDTGALVLTPTYHVFEMNSGHQDAAALAVHLLDAYTRTVEGNEFSLVSASASVNGNTALVSLSNLDAETDCTVVLDLRGRDVLGHSARVLTASTLDAHNTPERLDAVSPAAHAGVRTHARGLEVDLPAHSYVTVSLDLR encoded by the coding sequence ATGACTATCACGACCGCCGTCATCGACCTGGACCTGCCGGGTGCCACGATCAGCCGGCACATCTACGGGCACTTCGCCGAGCACCTGGGGAGGTGCATCTACGGCGGATTCTGGGTGGGCGAAGACTCGCCGCTGCCCAACGTGCGGGGCATCCGCTCCGACGTCGTGGACGCGTTGAAGGCGATCCGGATCCCGAACCTGCGTTGGCCGGGCGGGTGTTTCGCGGACGACTACAACTGGCGTGACGGCATCGGCCCGCGCGAGCTTCGCCCGCGGATGGTGAACTCTCACTGGGGCGACGTGGTCGAGGACAACTCCTTCGGCACGCACGAGTTCATGGACCTGTGCGAGCTATTGGGCGCCGAGCCGTACGTGGCGGGAAACGTGGGCTCGGGGTCGGTGGCGGAGATGTCGGACTGGGTCGAGTACCTGACCCGCTCGGACGACTCACCGATGGCGGCGCTGCGGCGGGCGAACGGGCGTGACGAGCCGTGGCGGGTGCCGTTCTGGGGCCTCGGCAACGAGGCGTGGGGCTGCGGCGGCAACCTGCGCGCTGAGCAGTTCGCCTCGCTGGCCCGCCAGTATGCCACCTACTCGCGCAACCACGGCGCCAACTCGCTGTACCGGATCGCGGCAGGAGCGAACGCCGGGGACCTGCACTGGACCGAGACGCTCATGCGGTCCTTCGACGACCTGACGTCGGACCCTGCGGGGCACGCCGGCCCGTTCCAGGCCGTGTCGCTGCACTACTACACGATGGCGGGTTCGTGGTCCGACAAGGGCGACGCCACCGGCTTCAGCACGGACCAGTGGAACGTCACGATGGCGCGCGCTCGGCAGATGGAGGAGTTGCTCACTCGCCACTCCACGGTCATGGACCGCTACGATCCACATCGCAAAGTCGGCCTGGTCGTGGACGAGTGGGGCACCTGGTGGAACGTGGAGAAGGGCACCAACCCCGGTTTCCTGTACCAGCAGAACACGCTGCGCGACGCGCTGGTCGCCTCGGTCCACTTCGACGCGTTCCATCGGCACGCCGAGCGTGTGGTCATGGCCAACATCGCCCAGACGGTCAACGTGCTTCAGGCGATGATCCTGACAGACCCCGACACGGGCGCGCTGGTGCTCACTCCGACGTACCACGTGTTCGAGATGAACTCCGGTCACCAGGATGCCGCCGCGCTGGCTGTGCACTTGCTCGACGCCTACACCCGCACCGTCGAGGGGAACGAGTTCTCGCTCGTTTCGGCGTCCGCGTCTGTCAACGGGAACACCGCCCTGGTGTCGCTGTCCAATCTCGACGCCGAGACCGACTGCACCGTGGTGCTCGACCTGCGGGGCCGAGACGTGCTCGGGCACTCCGCGCGGGTCCTGACGGCGTCGACACTTGACGCACACAACACACCGGAGCGTCTCGACGCCGTCTCGCCTGCAGCGCACGCCGGTGTGCGGACGCATGCCCGCGGGCTCGAGGTGGACCTGCCAGCTCACTCATACGTGACCGTCTCGCTCGACCTGCGCTGA